TAGAAGAAGCCTATTGCCTCCGCAACGTAATTAATGGCAAAGCAAAAGGAGGGTGACCGGAGGGCTGTGTCTGACAAATTGAAAGGAGTTTGACATATTTCACATTTCTCATCCAGAGCTGATGGAGAggagggcaaagggattctgttTTCACTGTGGTGACAAATATCATCCATTGTGCCAATGCACAGGAGAGAATTGTTGTTGCTGGAGATGGATGAGAATAAGACATATGACTATGATGGTGAGATAGTGACTTTGGAAGCTAAGAAGGCCAATAAAGAGGAAGAGGAGCTGGATTGTAAGTTGATGTTTGTCTGGGATGGTGGATGATGGCAAAAGTAAGAATATAACATGTCAAAATTTAATTGGTGGGACAGAAAATTGAGACATCATTTAAGATTTCCATCTGTCTGCCCTTTTTATAATATCAAACCATAATCACAATTTAAAGGCTAAGTTTCTTTCCCATCCTTACTTAATCTAAAACCATATAACTTCACAGGGAAAAAGAACAATATAaagtgtttcaaaaaaaaagaacaacatACAGTAAGCATCTCAGATGTGGTTCAGAATTTAATAACAAAAATCCTAGCCTAACAGCTTGGAACTTACAACACGACACAAAAATGGAACCATGAGCAGACAGAGTAGAATGAACCAAAAATTTGAGTTTGGTAGGAACTTTAAGTTTGAGGTTTCAAGATGCACACGCATGGGTTCATGATATACAGTTATTTTACACGCATGACTCAATCACCATTGGTAAAATTTCAACAGTTTTGTTCGTACAATCTCATTATACTTAATACTCCTATTACTTTTGTTTTAACTTATTTTAGCTCATAATATTTTAACTAATCCCTATGgatatattttcttaaaattatattatttaatcaCCTTTAAAGGTTCGGATGTTAGTGTTACAATACAAGTATCCCATGAGACCAGTATTTAGCAATATAAAATTCTCCATTCTCTTTTCCTTTGCTTAATCACAACTCTGGAGCCAGAGCTTTGAATAGTAACACTTATAGATGGCAATTAATGTGTTTGCTCCTAGTCCTTGAGTCTTAATAGAGTCGtcttaaaaatcaaatatcaTTTTGCTTCTTTCTATTGCTATATTTTCACATAAACATTCTAATGAGAAACCAAATAAAGTTAACATTTAAATTTCGATTTAAAGCAACAAATGCAGCAAAGTTATCTTTTTACCTACAGAAGGATGAAACAGTTAAGTGTTCACATTGTGTGATGCTTTGCCTGGTTGGAATCACACCCATGTTGTAACTGTCATTCAAacacaaaagaaagaaacagatATGTGTAAGTAGTTTATAACACATACTTACATCTTTTTAGTTCAAACTAATACCaagaagaaacaaaaaagaaagaggCCCCTCGACCAGGACAGTGATTCAAATTGAAACTGGAAGGACGATACTTCTTGACATGAACAAACCCATGGTCTTGAGGAAGAGCCAAAAGAACCAAAGTGAAATTGCAAGAGGTTacatatttttatcatttttcattCGATCACATACATTAATTGTTTATATGATAAATTATAATTGATCAACAAAAACCATCCAACAATTTATATGTATATGCAACTTGAGTTAATTGAATTTAGATAGCCAAATGCATACCAGTTAAAATGAAAGCTTAAGCACAGATAGATTTGAGGGGTCTTACAACAACATTGAAGAATAAAACTGAATAGGGGAAATCTTATGCCTAAAAGTTTATATAGAACGAGTTAGTTAAAGTGAACTTACAGTTTTTCCAAAAGCTTATCAGTCATATCGACCCGAACAGGGTCCTTGGGGTCCATCTGTTTCAATATGTTTACCAACTTCTGAACCATTCCGCATAAGCTTGAATATCTATTCATATTTCAATCAAGAAAATGTATCAGCCAAAACCAACAAACTAAATAAAGGAAATTAGCGAATATAAATATGATGAATTATGATGATACTTACTTTTTGTAATCATCCCGTCCAGTAACGTGGTAGCGCTGCATAACGAGGTTCTCTCTGTGACCTCCTTCTCTCTTCCATTCCAAAAAATTGACCTTCTTTAAAAGCTTCTGCTCATGGAACTTTAGCTTCCTCATTGTTTTTCACTGTTGAAGATGAAAACCAACCGTCTTCTTGCTTCTGAGGGGAGAGCGGGTCTGAGAGCAGTGCGCgcttgtgttgtgttgtgttgtgttgtgttgtgttgggGAAGGAGGAAGAGTTGTTGGGTATGGGGTTGAGTAGCATAAAACCCTATTTTGGATTTAAAGAGAAATAGAGAAGAATATATTAcatattatatttttgaaaatagaatagcattttttttatttttattagaaaaattgttaaaataaaatacgTTGATAAAATTTGAAGAAGAAGGTGGAGCATGTAGtgaggggagttgggtttggagccccacccccttaggctttgcaccccactaaaacagatacggaatttaaattttcgtatcaatacggaaaataaaattccgtatctgttttagtatataatgagtggttgaaaatgtgacacgcatgcttaaatacagtacgaaattttaagttccgtattcaatatggagaatacggaactttaaattccgtatttgataaagtggggtgccaagccccataggtggggtgccaaacccaactccctgtAGTGAGCAATGGCGTAAACGTAAATGGATGAGGTGAGAGCTGAGAACAATTGAAAGAAAAATGTTTCGAGTGGCGGTGCGATGGAATTGGAGGCCAatggcttcttctctccctctAACTCACTTCTTCCCACTCAACCCTAGGCCTCGATTCCGCACCTCCAAGCTCTTCTGTTCCGCCGACCTGCAACCATACCTCCGCTGCTCCATGCCGCAGAAGCCTCTCCGAGTCGCCGTTCTCGTTAGCGGCGGCGTCGACAGCAGCGTCGCTCTCCGTCTCCTCCACTCCGCCGGCCATTCCTGCACCGCCTTCTACCTCAAGATATGGTTTCAAGTATGCCTTCCATAATCCTCACCACACGCACttcttccttttcaaatttgaataatCTGTAACTGTTGCTTTGTTGTTTCATTTATAGGAAGATTTTGAGAACTACTGGTCGGAATGCCCCTGGGAAGAGGATTTGAAGTTTGCCAAAGCTGTTTGCAATCAGGTTACTTTCTTACCAATATCTTTATTATAGGTTACAAGTTGTAAATTTAAACTGAATTTATGTTTCGCAGGTTGAAGTACCATTACAAGTTGTTCATTTGACTGATGAATATTGGAACAATGTGGTATGCTCGACCTCTTCAGTTACTTCTTGTTTAAACTCAACCGATTGCATTTCCCTTAATTTACATGATACCTAGTTATTTAGctagactttttttttaaagttcatGGATACATTCCAACAGCACTATAGACCCAATAGGTGTCGGTCGCAGTTGTTAAAAGTGACTATTCGAAATAGTTCGATCTTTAGGAGCCGTACTCTTGGGGAGACCTTTGGTCTTCACCACACCCGGGTCGTAAAAGATTGCCTAAATAGAGATACGTGTGGTTAacttaaaacaaaaaataaaaatagcacTATAGGGCACATGCCTCTGTCGCTCTACCGCTTTATTTGATTTGTTGACATGCTTACCAGGTTTCTTACATCATTGAAGAGTATCGTTGTGGCCGAACGCCTAACCCA
This portion of the Lotus japonicus ecotype B-129 chromosome 3, LjGifu_v1.2 genome encodes:
- the LOC130747304 gene encoding U3 small nucleolar ribonucleoprotein protein IMP3-like encodes the protein MRKLKFHEQKLLKKVNFLEWKREGGHRENLVMQRYHVTGRDDYKKYSSLCGMVQKLVNILKQMDPKDPVRVDMTDKLLEKLYNMGVIPTRQSITQCEHLTVSSFCRRRLSTVLVRLKFAEHLKEAVTYIEQGHVRVGPETVTDPAFLVTRNMEDFVTWVDSSKIKRKVLKYNDKLDDYDIMN